The genomic region ATTAGGTTTGTTCTTTTTGATAACAAATATATTTTTAAACAAAACATCCAAAGATACAAATATAAATATTTATTTCCTGACTTTAATTTTATTGTTTATATTTACCTATTTTGCTTCTTTTCTACCTTTTTTCGTAAATGCAAGGGCTCGTGTTCCTATATTAGGATTGATGTTTGTTATAGGTGGATATGCTTTTTCGGAAATTCGGAATTTATTGGTAAAGAAAAAAATAATTTCCTCACTTATAAGTATTTTTGTTTTAGTCCTACTCTTCTTTATAACTCATATTGACATTATTCCCTATAAACCGGATATGTGTCGCTGGCATTACGACCGTGCCGATTCTTATCTTCGTGTAGGGCGAGTTGACGAAGCCTTACAGGAAGTACAAGCACTTATGTCTCGACCCGAACGCCCTATGACTTATATGCCATTCCGACTGGGACATGCACTTAAAAAATTAAATTATTCTGAATTAGCAATAGATTTATTACGACTTGCACTTAGTCCGGACCCTTCCGAACAACCTTCTATGTATAGAGAAGATATTTATTACCATATTGCGGCTTTATACATGAAATTAAAAAAATATGATGAAGCCATCAAAGAATTCAAAAACGCCCTATCCTTAAATCCCAAAGACCCAAGGGTTCATAATGACTTAGGTGTTATTTACAAGGAACAAAATGATTTGCCAAAAGCTGAAAATCATTATAAGTATGCTATTGAAATAGAACCTAACTTCAATCTCGCCATAGTTAATCTGGCAGAATTATATATCCAACAGAAGAAATACACTGAAGCCATTGAATTGTTGGAAAATAGCTTAAAATTACAACCTCACAATATAGAACTACTCTATAATTTAGGATTTGTTTATCACAATTCGGGACAATATGAAAAAGCACTTTTATATTATGAGCAAGTATTATCCTATGATAATAAAGAACCTAATACGCTCAATAATATTGCCATGATTTATTCAGAAAAAAATGACTGGGAAAAAGCCAAAAACTTATTAATGAAGTGTATACATAAAAACCCCTTTTTTACACTTGCATACGCAAATTTAGGAGATATTTTCTATTCAGAAAACCATACAAAAAAAGCCTTATATTACTATGATAAAGGTCTTGAAACAAATCCGGAACATATAGGACTTTGTATTGCTTTATCTTTGCTTTACACAGAGATGGGAAATCCAGAAAAAGGTATTTGGGAATTAAAAGAAGTTTTAAAAACACATTCGGAATCTATTAATTTATGGTTTACTCTTGGAAATATCTATAATAAAAGTAATCAAAACAATGAGGCTATTGATATTTATAATAAAATATTAACTATGGATACTTCGTTTATACCTGCATATAGGAAATTGATGGAAATTTATATAGATAAAGGGGATGTTAATAAATCATTGGAAATCTTTGAAAAGGCAAAACAAAACATCAAAGACCCTGAACAGATTGAATCCTTATCTTCCCTTATTTTGGAAAAACAAGGAAATACCGATAAATGAAACATTCTGATGAAATAGAGTTAAGTATTGTATTACCTTGTTTGAATGAAGAACGCACTATAGGGCAATGTATAAAAAAGATACAAGAGATTTTAGTTAAAAACCATATTAACGGTGAGATTATTGTTGCAGACAACAACTCTACGGATAACTCCTCTTTAATTGCGGAACAAGCAGGAGCAAGAGTAGTAAAAGTTACCATTCCAGGATATGGGAATGCTCTTCGAAATGGTATAAAACAAGCAAAAGGAAAATATATTATCTTTTTTGATTCTGATTTATCCTATGACCCTGAAGATATTCCGCAATTATTAGAAAAATTGCGGGGTGGGTATCCCCTTGTTCTTGGGTCTCGTAAAAAAGGAACTATTGATGACGGTTCAATGCCGTGGTTACATAGATATGTAGGCACTCCTATTATGACTTTCCTTGCGAATATTTTTTTTAAAGCAAATATATCGGATATTAATTCTGGTATGCGAGGAATGTCCCGAGAAGCGTTTGATAAATTAGATTTGCACTCGGAAGGAATGGAATTTGCTTCCGAAATGATAGCGAAAGCACACTGGACTAAAATTAAAATAACCGAGGTTCCTATTCATTTTCACTGTGATCAGAGAGGTAGACACCCCCACCTACATTCAGTCCGTGATGGATGGAGACATCTACAACTTATGTTTCATTATTGCTCTATTAATTGGTTCCTTATACCCGGTTTTTTATTATTGGGATTTTCTTATCTTGCGTTGTTTATTCTGCCTAACTATATAGATATTTATACCTCTTTTTTTATCTCTCTGTTGACAAATATTATTGCAACTCAAATTTTATTAATTGGTGTGATTGCTCAAGGCAGAGTTCGTGGTTCAAAATTCAGATATACGCCTTCAAAATATCTACTTTTTTTATCCAAAATAATTAAAGTAGAAAAAGGAATGCTTTTAGGATTGGGAATATGCTTTTTAGGTATATTTGTAATGCTTTATGCCCTTTATTATAAAACAGATATAGTGAATATAAATATTAAAAATTTTTTCTGGGGTATTCTTTGCTTTATTCAAGGGGTTCAGGTTTTGTTTAGTTCTATCCTAATAGGATTATTTGGAATTCGTGTCTCTGAAGAAGAAGAATTTTTTAGAAAGTCATAGAGTTATAATAATAATATGATACATGTTGTGTTTGTAATGCCACCATATCCTTATTCCCGTTCTATTGGGCAGGAAGAAGGAAAAAGGCAAATCGGGTTAATGCCACCATTGGGTGTGGGGTATCTTACTGCATATTTAGAACAAACGGGGAAATATCATTGCCATTTTGTTGATGCTGTTGCTGAAAGGTTATCTATTGAAGAAACTGTTTCCCGCGTTTTATCCCTCAAACCCGATGTTATTGGAATTTCATCTTTCACTACTTTCCTTCTCAATTCTTCATACCAACTTGCTCGAAAATTAAAAGAGGAATGCCCAACTATTCCATTATTAATGGGAGGTCCTCATACTACCTCCTTTGGAGAACAGGTATTAAAGGATTGTCCCTATATAGACTATGTTATACCTGGAGACGCAGAAGTTCCTCTTTTAGAGTTATTGGAAAAGATTTTCTTTGGGGGTACATATAAAAATGTAAAGGGAATTATTTATAAAAATAAAAATGATGAAATCGTGGATACAGGTTGCTCTATTCCAATAGATAATCTGGATGTTTTACCTTTTCCTTCTCGACATATCTATAACCATGAATTATATGAACCTTTGCCAAGTTTAAGTCCTAAACGACCCGCCATGTCAATGATTACGGCAAGGGGTTGTCCCTGGGCACGATGTAAATTTTGTTATCAAGGGGGGAAATATGCTTCTCCATTTCGTCGTCGGTCTCCCGAAAATGTTGTAGCAGAATTAAAAGACCTCATTGGAAAATATCGGGTCAAAAATATTGTGTTCTGGGATGATAATTTTTGTATCTATCCCGAATGGATACACAATTTTTGTTCCCTTCTAAAACAGGAAAAAGTAAAATTAGACTGGTCTGTTTTATCACGAGTAAATACAGTAACTCCGGAAATGTTAAATGAAATGGCAGAAGTAGGGTGTTATAGTATTCAATTTGGTATTGAATCCGGAAATGAAGAAATACTGAAACTTATTCGTAAAGGGCATACATTAGAACAATGTCGTGATGCAGTTCAATGGGCAAAATCTGCCGGAATGGAAACAAGGGCTTTCTTTGTTTTGGGGTTTCCTACGGAAACACCTGCAATGAGCGAAGAAACAATACGATTTGCATGTGAACTAAATATAGATTATGTTGTTTTTTTCTCTTATTATGTAGCCCCTGGAACATTACTTGCAGAAATCGCCATGAAAGAAGGACAATGCTTTGAATTTATAGGGCAACACCTACCTTCCTATCTCCCTAATACATACCCTGATTTAGATACTCTAACAAAAAAGGTGCAATCTGCATATCGAAGATATTACCTCAGACCTCAATATTTTGCCCGAACCATTGCAAGGACAATTCGTCGTCCTCATCATTTGAAGAACCAAATAAAGGCATTCAATTATTGGTTTAGGTTAACTCTAAAAAAGTGGACAAGCAATAAAAAGTAATTAATCAACCTTAAAATAAAGAATAGGCTATGAAAATTAGTAAATTTTCTACTAACTTAATCGTTGTAGGATTCCTTTTGATAATCTTTCAACATACAGGAATAACTGAAGAGATATATAACATAGAAAATCGTCGAGAAATCTTTATTGACAACAAAATAATTGATAAATTAGAAAATGTATCTTTTAAGTTATGTGAGCCTATTCCTGCGGAGAAAGTTTTATATTTTGATAAGCCATGGGAAGGTAAATTTAGTGGATATGTAACATTAATCCATGATAAAGATATTTACCGCCTTTATTATCGGGGACTACCTGTCTCAAAATCGGATGGTTCCAATGCAGAAGTTACCTGCTATGCAGAAAGTCCCGATGGTATTCATTTTACAAAACCTTCTTTAGGTCTTTTTGAAATTGCAGGAAGTCGAGATAATAATGTAGTTCTTGCAAATAACCCGCCTTTTTCACATAACTTCGCACCGTTCATAGATGAAAATCCTGATGTTCCAAAAGAGGAACGCTATAAAGCAGTGGCAGGAACTTTCGATAGTGGACTATTTGTTTTTGTTTCTGCAGATGGGCTTTACTGGCAGAAACTATCAGATAAGCCAATACTTAAAGGAAAATCATGGAAAGAATTTGCCTTCGACTCGCAAAATGTAGCATTTTGGTCTATTTCTGAACAGAAATATGTTTTGTATTTTAGAACATGGAATGGTCCAAATGATGAATATCGTTGGGTAAGTAGAACAACCAGTTCGGATTTTTTGAATTGGGAAAAACCTGTAGTAATGGACAAAGGAAATGCACCTTGGGAACATATATATACCAATCAAACAGTCCCTTATTTTAATGCTCCTCATATATATGTATCATTAGCAGCCCGATTTGTTCCGGGATGTAAGGTGCTATCCGATGAAGAAATAAAATCCATAGGAGTAGAAATTGATTATAGTCATGATTGTTCTGATGTAATTTTTATGAGTAGTCGAGGAGATAATATATATAACAGATTCTTCTTAAATGCTTTCTTTAAGCCTGAGTACCCCATTGAAAGTTGGGTATCCAGAACCAATTATCCTGTGCGGGGAATCGTTCCAGCAGGCGATTATCAAATGGCTTTTTATATTCAAAAAAATTATGCTCAGGATACCGCATATATCCAGCGATATTTGCTCAGGTTAGATGGCTTCTCCTGTCTTTCTGCCGGATATATAGAAGGTATTATCACAACCGTACCCATAATCTTTAAAGGGGATAATCTGTTTCTTAATTTTGCTACTTCTGCTGCAGGTTATATAAATATAGAAATTCAGGACATAAATGGAAATCCAATATCCGGATATGAATTTAGTAATTCTATTCCATTGAAGGGGAATCGAATTAACTTCAAAGCCTCCTGGAATAATATCAGCAATTTATCATCACTTCAAGGAATCCCTGTTCGTTTATCCTTTAAAATGAAAGATACAGATTTATATGCAATACAATTTAAGTAATAAAGGAGACAAATATGCTCAATAAAGCACCTATATTACTTCTTATTTTTTTCTTAAATCAACAATATATGGTGGGTGAACCTCCTTTTTATAAGGACAAATCTAATTTGCTTTATTATATAGGGGAAAGCGGAGAAATTTGTGAAATAAAAAGTTTAAAAGAATGGGATATAAGGAAAAATCATATACTGCAAAACATGCTCCTTGTTATGGGTTCCCTACCTAACCGTTCTCATTTACCGCCATTGGATATGCAAGTAGAAACTACGGAGGATATGGGTTCCTATTGGCGAAAAAAAATTTCATTTAACGCAGAAAACAACGACCGATTACCTGCTTACTTATTAATGCCTAAAAATATTAGCGGAAAAAGACCGGCTATTGTATGTTTACATCAAACCATAGATATCGGGAAAGCCAGTCCTGTTGGTATAGGCGATGCTAAAAACAGACATCTCGCTAAAGAACTGGCAGAAAGAGGATATATTGTTATTGCCCCGGATTACCCTGGGTTTGGTGATTATAAAATTGATGTATATTCCATGGGATATGCGAGTGCCACTGCAAAAGGTATTGGAAATCATCGTCGTTGTATTGACCTACTACAAACATTAGAAGAAGTAGACAAAGATAAAATTGCTGCTGTTGGACATTCTTTAGGTGGACACAATGCCCTCTTTTTAGGGGCTTTTGATGAACGGATTAAAGTAATGGTTACCAGTTGCGGTTTTACCCGTATGAAAAAGTATTACGGTGGCGATTTAACGGGATGGTCTCATAAAGGTTATATGCCGAGAATAAAAGAAAAATATCAATGTAATCCAGACCTACTCCCTTTTGATTTTACAGAAATTCTCGGGACTCTTGCTCCTCGTCCTGTGTTCATTAATGCTCCCCTTCACGACAATAATTTTGAAGTGTCCGGGGTAGATGATTGTGTCGAATCTGCAAAAAAAATTTATGCGCTTTACAATGTGGAAGAACATTTAAAAGTTATTCATCCTGACTGTGGACATGATTTTCCACCGGAAATACGAGAAGAAGCCTATTGTTTTTTAGATAAATATTTAGGTTGGAACACTAAATAAATTAATTGTCTCCACCTGCTAATTTTTTAGTTAGATACTCCTCAAAAAAGGATTCCACAAAAATCCCTTTATTCTTCAAATCATAATATTCCTGCAATGCTTTTTTATAGTCTTTTTCTATAAAAATATCATCGAGGAGGTATTTCCATGACTGATATAGTCCATTTTCACTTTGTATAGCAGAATAGAACCATTTCTTCGCCTCCTCCTCATTATTTTCAGATAGAGCAATCACACCTAAGGCAATTCGAGGAAGAGCAATATCAGGATTTATATCAACAATATGGTAAAGTTTTTCTTTTGTAATTTTAATATCTCCATTTATAGATGTCATAATAGCATCAAAACAAAGGTATGCTAACTCCAAATTCTTATCCAACTGAATTGCTTTCTTAAGAAAATATTCTTTATATCTCGGACTTATACTTCTCTGGCTTGTTTGGTAATACCTCAGAGATTTTGTAAGTTTTGGCACATCCCCTCTATCTTTTAGAGCATTATATAAATTTTGAAATTGCAACTTTTGTAATGGGTCATTACTTATTAATCTTTCAATTAGATACATGGCACATTCTTTATGGTCTGTTTCAACATTAGCAAGAGCAAAATCAGATATTGTGAACTTTAAAAAATCGTTCTCTAATTCTTTGCCCGTCCAACAAGAATATGTAATTTCTTCTTGAGGTAAAATTTTATATAACCGAATAGGTTCTATCCCATAGAAATCATAAGTCTCATATCGGATTTTGTTGCTATTTAACAATTGCTCTAATTCATGAGAACCAAATTCCCCAAAATAAAAAGAAACATAAACAAACCAAATCTTATCCGTAAAACAACCTGATTTTTTCTGAAACAGTTCCTGGGCAATTGAAATAAATGAATCTATATCTTCGACAAATGATATTGGTATGTTTTTATTTTTAAAGTTAAATGTAAAAACATCTTTATTTATTGCTTGATATACAAATACAGAAACCTTTTCTGTATTCAATGACTGTTGTTCTATAAAACGAGCCGTATTTCGCCAATTTGTTCTTTGAGGTCCAGGAAGAGTAATCAGTAATTGATAAAAAAATATGAGTATCAAAGAAAATATGAGAATATAATTTAATCTCCTTTTTTTATTTATCTTAATCAAATAGCCATAAAGAAAATATATTGCCAGGCTGCTATACAATGTGTATCGTGGAAAAATACATGGTCTCCATAAAATAGAAAGAATATATAAAAATATCGGGGGAACGAATGCTATCAGCAATAAAAGTATTACCTTGTTTTTTGTATCTAATTCTTCATCATTTCCTACCCTTTTGAAAATATACCTAATGGATAAAACAATCACCAGGATAGTTATTGATA from Candidatus Hydrogenedens sp. harbors:
- a CDS encoding glycosyltransferase family 2 protein; this translates as MKHSDEIELSIVLPCLNEERTIGQCIKKIQEILVKNHINGEIIVADNNSTDNSSLIAEQAGARVVKVTIPGYGNALRNGIKQAKGKYIIFFDSDLSYDPEDIPQLLEKLRGGYPLVLGSRKKGTIDDGSMPWLHRYVGTPIMTFLANIFFKANISDINSGMRGMSREAFDKLDLHSEGMEFASEMIAKAHWTKIKITEVPIHFHCDQRGRHPHLHSVRDGWRHLQLMFHYCSINWFLIPGFLLLGFSYLALFILPNYIDIYTSFFISLLTNIIATQILLIGVIAQGRVRGSKFRYTPSKYLLFLSKIIKVEKGMLLGLGICFLGIFVMLYALYYKTDIVNINIKNFFWGILCFIQGVQVLFSSILIGLFGIRVSEEEEFFRKS
- a CDS encoding alpha/beta fold hydrolase translates to MLNKAPILLLIFFLNQQYMVGEPPFYKDKSNLLYYIGESGEICEIKSLKEWDIRKNHILQNMLLVMGSLPNRSHLPPLDMQVETTEDMGSYWRKKISFNAENNDRLPAYLLMPKNISGKRPAIVCLHQTIDIGKASPVGIGDAKNRHLAKELAERGYIVIAPDYPGFGDYKIDVYSMGYASATAKGIGNHRRCIDLLQTLEEVDKDKIAAVGHSLGGHNALFLGAFDERIKVMVTSCGFTRMKKYYGGDLTGWSHKGYMPRIKEKYQCNPDLLPFDFTEILGTLAPRPVFINAPLHDNNFEVSGVDDCVESAKKIYALYNVEEHLKVIHPDCGHDFPPEIREEAYCFLDKYLGWNTK
- a CDS encoding glycosyltransferase family 39 protein; translation: MEFANIQLLNCEYKNSIFNITIEGNTVERKEEQQKYNIQLFAFGLLIVLLAFGVRIYKISDESVWWDEYSSLVHINSDSLKEFIYLNPLYDPATMPVYYVLEYLFWHYVSPSILGLRLFSILLSVITIPVLFLIGRKLNLEKIGLVAGLFFAISPIHRFFGQGIRMYVLLTFLFALSIYYLLLCAENSNRKNWIALTLVNALLLWTHPFAVIIVGIEVLWLFYIFYIDNKEKYLPVILQILISIPSVLYVMSINYYSKEQSFWFKKPTLYEFIGDLFADDAVGMTYQVRIIKEVLPQYLINIHPVMDLFLLSITILVIVLSIRYIFKRVGNDEELDTKNKVILLLLIAFVPPIFLYILSILWRPCIFPRYTLYSSLAIYFLYGYLIKINKKRRLNYILIFSLILIFFYQLLITLPGPQRTNWRNTARFIEQQSLNTEKVSVFVYQAINKDVFTFNFKNKNIPISFVEDIDSFISIAQELFQKKSGCFTDKIWFVYVSFYFGEFGSHELEQLLNSNKIRYETYDFYGIEPIRLYKILPQEEITYSCWTGKELENDFLKFTISDFALANVETDHKECAMYLIERLISNDPLQKLQFQNLYNALKDRGDVPKLTKSLRYYQTSQRSISPRYKEYFLKKAIQLDKNLELAYLCFDAIMTSINGDIKITKEKLYHIVDINPDIALPRIALGVIALSENNEEEAKKWFYSAIQSENGLYQSWKYLLDDIFIEKDYKKALQEYYDLKNKGIFVESFFEEYLTKKLAGGDN
- a CDS encoding tetratricopeptide repeat protein, which encodes LGLFFLITNIFLNKTSKDTNINIYFLTLILLFIFTYFASFLPFFVNARARVPILGLMFVIGGYAFSEIRNLLVKKKIISSLISIFVLVLLFFITHIDIIPYKPDMCRWHYDRADSYLRVGRVDEALQEVQALMSRPERPMTYMPFRLGHALKKLNYSELAIDLLRLALSPDPSEQPSMYREDIYYHIAALYMKLKKYDEAIKEFKNALSLNPKDPRVHNDLGVIYKEQNDLPKAENHYKYAIEIEPNFNLAIVNLAELYIQQKKYTEAIELLENSLKLQPHNIELLYNLGFVYHNSGQYEKALLYYEQVLSYDNKEPNTLNNIAMIYSEKNDWEKAKNLLMKCIHKNPFFTLAYANLGDIFYSENHTKKALYYYDKGLETNPEHIGLCIALSLLYTEMGNPEKGIWELKEVLKTHSESINLWFTLGNIYNKSNQNNEAIDIYNKILTMDTSFIPAYRKLMEIYIDKGDVNKSLEIFEKAKQNIKDPEQIESLSSLILEKQGNTDK
- a CDS encoding radical SAM protein, with protein sequence MIHVVFVMPPYPYSRSIGQEEGKRQIGLMPPLGVGYLTAYLEQTGKYHCHFVDAVAERLSIEETVSRVLSLKPDVIGISSFTTFLLNSSYQLARKLKEECPTIPLLMGGPHTTSFGEQVLKDCPYIDYVIPGDAEVPLLELLEKIFFGGTYKNVKGIIYKNKNDEIVDTGCSIPIDNLDVLPFPSRHIYNHELYEPLPSLSPKRPAMSMITARGCPWARCKFCYQGGKYASPFRRRSPENVVAELKDLIGKYRVKNIVFWDDNFCIYPEWIHNFCSLLKQEKVKLDWSVLSRVNTVTPEMLNEMAEVGCYSIQFGIESGNEEILKLIRKGHTLEQCRDAVQWAKSAGMETRAFFVLGFPTETPAMSEETIRFACELNIDYVVFFSYYVAPGTLLAEIAMKEGQCFEFIGQHLPSYLPNTYPDLDTLTKKVQSAYRRYYLRPQYFARTIARTIRRPHHLKNQIKAFNYWFRLTLKKWTSNKK